In Poecilia reticulata strain Guanapo linkage group LG1, Guppy_female_1.0+MT, whole genome shotgun sequence, one genomic interval encodes:
- the slc25a38b gene encoding mitochondrial glycine transporter B isoform X2 — protein sequence MEVLAAHPALKAFMCGSLSGTCSTLLFQPLDLVKTRLQMLQNNAKPGTPKVGMFRVFIQVIRTENFFSLWKGVSPSFVRCIPGVGIYFSTFYSLKQHFFQDRAPNAGEAVLLGAGARTVAGVCMLPFTVIKTRFESGYYNYASVPGALRSMYETEGVRALFSGLTATLLRDAPFSGIYVMFYSQAKRALPQEVTSAPYAPLVNFSCGVVAGVMASVVTQPADVVKTHIQVSPSHWRTADAVRYVYTEKGMSGFFRGAVPRSLRRTLMAAMAWTVYEQLMAHMGLKS from the exons ATGGAGGTGTTAGCG GCTCACCCCGCTCTGAAAGCCTTCATGTGCGGCTCCCTCAGCGGCACCTGCTCCACGCTGCTCTTCCAGCCCCTGGATCTGGTCAAAACACGgctgcagatgctgcagaaCAACGCCAAGCCAGG GACGCCCAAGGTGGGAATGTTCCGGGTTTTCATTCAGGTCATCAGGACGGAGAATTTCTTCAGTCTGTGGAAAGGAGTGTCACCG TCATTTGTTCGCTGTATTCCCGGAGTGGGGATCTACTTCAGCACTTTCTACTCCCTGAAGCAGCACTTCTTCCAAGACAGGGCGCCGAACGCTGGCGAGGCCGTTCTGCTCGGAGCCGGTGCCAGAACCGTGGCGGGGGTCTGCATGCTGCCGTTCACTGTCATCAAGACGCGCTTTGAG agCGGATATTACAACTATGCGAGCGTGCCTGGAGCTCTGAGGAGCATGTATGAGACGGAGGGAGTCAGAGCTCTGTTCTCGGGGCTGACCGCCACGCTGCTGCGAGACGCTCCCTTCTCCGGCATCTACGTCATGTTTTACAGCCAGGCCAAGCGAGCGCTGCCGCAAG AAGTGACATCGGCGCCGTACGCACCGCTGGTGAACTTCAGCTGTGGAGTGGTAGCAGGCGTCATGGCTTCTGTGGTCACGCAGCCTGCGGATGTGGTGAAGACTCACATCCAAGTCAGCCCGTCCCACTGGAGGACAGCAGACGCTGTTCGCTACGTCTACACG GAGAAGGGCATGTCGGGTTTTTTCCGCGGAGCAGTGCCGAGATCTCTCCGGCGCACTCTGATGGCCGCCATGGCTTGGACTGTCTACGAGCAGCTCATGGCTCACATGGGCCTCAAGTCCTGA
- the slc25a38b gene encoding mitochondrial glycine transporter B isoform X1, translated as MQEKQDSQSRTPGGLGKAHPALKAFMCGSLSGTCSTLLFQPLDLVKTRLQMLQNNAKPGTPKVGMFRVFIQVIRTENFFSLWKGVSPSFVRCIPGVGIYFSTFYSLKQHFFQDRAPNAGEAVLLGAGARTVAGVCMLPFTVIKTRFESGYYNYASVPGALRSMYETEGVRALFSGLTATLLRDAPFSGIYVMFYSQAKRALPQEVTSAPYAPLVNFSCGVVAGVMASVVTQPADVVKTHIQVSPSHWRTADAVRYVYTEKGMSGFFRGAVPRSLRRTLMAAMAWTVYEQLMAHMGLKS; from the exons ATGCAGGAAAAGCAGGATTCTCAGAGCCGAACCCCAGGCGGTCTGGGGAAG GCTCACCCCGCTCTGAAAGCCTTCATGTGCGGCTCCCTCAGCGGCACCTGCTCCACGCTGCTCTTCCAGCCCCTGGATCTGGTCAAAACACGgctgcagatgctgcagaaCAACGCCAAGCCAGG GACGCCCAAGGTGGGAATGTTCCGGGTTTTCATTCAGGTCATCAGGACGGAGAATTTCTTCAGTCTGTGGAAAGGAGTGTCACCG TCATTTGTTCGCTGTATTCCCGGAGTGGGGATCTACTTCAGCACTTTCTACTCCCTGAAGCAGCACTTCTTCCAAGACAGGGCGCCGAACGCTGGCGAGGCCGTTCTGCTCGGAGCCGGTGCCAGAACCGTGGCGGGGGTCTGCATGCTGCCGTTCACTGTCATCAAGACGCGCTTTGAG agCGGATATTACAACTATGCGAGCGTGCCTGGAGCTCTGAGGAGCATGTATGAGACGGAGGGAGTCAGAGCTCTGTTCTCGGGGCTGACCGCCACGCTGCTGCGAGACGCTCCCTTCTCCGGCATCTACGTCATGTTTTACAGCCAGGCCAAGCGAGCGCTGCCGCAAG AAGTGACATCGGCGCCGTACGCACCGCTGGTGAACTTCAGCTGTGGAGTGGTAGCAGGCGTCATGGCTTCTGTGGTCACGCAGCCTGCGGATGTGGTGAAGACTCACATCCAAGTCAGCCCGTCCCACTGGAGGACAGCAGACGCTGTTCGCTACGTCTACACG GAGAAGGGCATGTCGGGTTTTTTCCGCGGAGCAGTGCCGAGATCTCTCCGGCGCACTCTGATGGCCGCCATGGCTTGGACTGTCTACGAGCAGCTCATGGCTCACATGGGCCTCAAGTCCTGA
- the LOC108166247 gene encoding CD209 antigen-like protein A, giving the protein MERIVFALLIATNTCCWCEKYVFVKDNDKNWPDARKHCMDHYTDFLALTSEEEEQVFKKFANNDKEGWIGLYWDNPNYKWKWSGGEFVIYHNNLDLPVNLDLPGIAPLRIAENAFWTSKEWKWKSGDDTCNFFCVNMVPVAEEKTWEDALDHCREKNTDLLSLLSFTESQMAQGEIQSSAYTEPVWIGLRYLGNSWMWVNGDPMPYEAWPEGDQDHMCPMLRRCVALTKQGAWESRDCQEKHSFICA; this is encoded by the coding sequence ATGGAGAGGATCGTCTTCGCGCTGCTCATTGCCACAAATACCTGCTGCTGGTGTGAGAAATACGTGTTTGTCAAGGACAACGATAAAAATTGGCCTGATGCTAGGAAACACTGCATGGACCACTATACTGACTTTTTGGCTCTCACCAGTGAAGAAGAGGAGCAGGTGTTCAAAAAATTCGCGAATAATGACAAGGAAGGATGGATCGGCCTCTACTGGGATAATCCTAACTACAAGTGGAAATGGTCCGGAGGGGAATTTGTCATCTACCACAACAATCTCGACTTACCGGTCAACCTGGACCTGCCTGGGATAGCTCCACTACGCATCGCTGAAAATGCCTTTTGGACCAGCAAAGAATGGAAATGGAAATCAGGAGACGACACCTGCAACTTCTTCTGCGTGAACATGGTGCCGGTAGCGGAAGAGAAGACCTGGGAGGACGCTCTGGAtcactgcagagagaaaaacaccGACCTCCTCAGCCTGCTCTCTTTCACAGAGAGTCAAATGGCTCAGGGAGAGATCCAGTCGTCTGCCTACACCGAGCCGGTGTGGATCGGCCTGCGTTACCTCGGGAACAGCTGGATGTGGGTGAACGGAGACCCGATGCCGTACGAGGCCTGGCCGGAGGGAGATCAGGACCACATGTGTCCGATGCTGAGACGCTGCGTGGCTTTGACCAAGCAGGGGGCGTGGGAGAGCAGGGACTGCCAGGAGAAACACAGCTTCATCTGCGCCTGA